One Microbacterium sp. W4I20 DNA window includes the following coding sequences:
- the lepA gene encoding translation elongation factor 4 — MSPRALTPLQPASTPAAQIRNFCIIAHIDHGKSTLADRMLQITGVVSDRDMRAQYLDRMDIERERGITIKSQAVRMPWQLDGETLALNMIDTPGHVDFTYEVSRSLAACEGAILLVDAAQGIEAQTLANLYLALENDLHIIPVLNKIDLPAADPEKYAKELASLIGGEPEDVLRVSGKTGVGVEELLDRIVRDIPAPVGDADAPARAMIFDSVYDAYRGVITYVRMIDGSFAPRERIQMMSTGANHEALEVGVSNPEPTPSQGLGVGEVGYLITGVKDVRLSKVGDTVTTARKPSDRPLPGYTDPKPMVFSGVYPIDGSDYAELREALDKLKLSDASLAYEPETSVALGFGFRCGFLGLLHLEIITERLEREFGLDLITTAPSVIYEVLTSDTGETVTVTNPSEYPDGRIGSVSEPMVKAAILLPKDYVGTVMELCQTRRGTLLGMEYFSEERVELRYNMPLGEIVFDFFDQLKSKTQGYASLDYEPSGQQEADLVKVDILLQGEKVDAFSSIVHRDKAYAYGTLMTERLRKLIPRQNFEVPIQAAIGARIIARETIRALRKDVLAKCYGGDISRKRKLLEKQKEGKKRMKMVGRVEVPQEAFIAALSGDVDGKDKK; from the coding sequence ATGTCACCTCGCGCTCTCACACCTCTTCAGCCTGCCTCGACACCGGCTGCGCAGATCCGCAACTTCTGCATCATCGCCCACATCGATCACGGCAAGTCGACTCTCGCCGACCGCATGCTCCAGATCACCGGAGTCGTATCAGATCGCGACATGAGGGCGCAGTACCTCGACCGCATGGATATCGAGCGCGAACGCGGCATCACGATCAAGAGCCAGGCGGTGCGGATGCCGTGGCAGCTCGACGGCGAGACGCTCGCCCTCAACATGATCGACACCCCCGGTCACGTCGACTTCACCTATGAGGTGTCCCGCTCGCTCGCGGCCTGCGAGGGCGCCATCCTCCTCGTCGACGCGGCGCAGGGGATCGAGGCGCAGACGCTGGCGAACCTCTACCTCGCCCTCGAGAACGACCTCCACATCATCCCGGTGCTGAACAAGATCGACCTGCCGGCTGCAGATCCGGAGAAGTACGCGAAGGAACTGGCCTCCCTCATCGGCGGCGAGCCCGAGGACGTGCTCCGCGTCTCCGGCAAGACCGGCGTGGGCGTCGAGGAGCTGCTCGATCGGATCGTCCGTGACATTCCCGCACCCGTCGGCGATGCGGATGCCCCGGCGCGCGCCATGATCTTCGACTCGGTCTACGACGCCTATCGCGGCGTCATCACCTATGTACGGATGATCGACGGCAGCTTCGCGCCCCGCGAGCGCATTCAGATGATGTCGACCGGCGCGAACCACGAGGCGCTCGAGGTGGGCGTCTCGAACCCGGAGCCCACACCCTCCCAGGGGCTGGGCGTCGGCGAGGTCGGCTACCTCATCACGGGCGTGAAGGACGTGCGCCTGTCGAAGGTCGGTGACACGGTCACCACCGCCCGCAAGCCCTCGGATCGACCGCTCCCGGGATACACCGATCCGAAGCCCATGGTCTTCTCCGGCGTCTATCCGATCGACGGCAGCGACTATGCGGAGCTCCGCGAGGCGCTCGACAAGCTGAAGCTGTCCGACGCTTCGCTCGCCTACGAGCCCGAGACCTCGGTCGCGCTCGGCTTCGGCTTCCGCTGCGGATTCCTCGGTCTTCTCCACCTCGAGATCATCACGGAGCGCCTCGAGCGCGAGTTCGGACTCGACCTCATCACCACCGCGCCCAGCGTGATCTACGAGGTGCTCACCTCGGACACCGGCGAGACGGTCACGGTCACCAACCCCAGCGAGTACCCGGACGGCCGGATCGGATCCGTGTCCGAGCCGATGGTCAAGGCGGCGATCCTGCTGCCGAAGGACTACGTCGGCACCGTCATGGAGCTGTGCCAGACCCGGCGCGGAACGCTGCTCGGCATGGAGTACTTCTCCGAGGAGCGCGTCGAGCTGCGCTACAACATGCCGCTCGGCGAGATCGTCTTCGACTTCTTCGACCAGCTCAAGTCGAAGACCCAGGGCTACGCCTCGCTCGACTACGAGCCCTCGGGGCAGCAGGAGGCCGACCTCGTCAAGGTCGACATCCTCCTGCAGGGCGAGAAGGTCGATGCCTTCAGCTCCATCGTGCACCGCGACAAGGCCTACGCCTACGGCACGCTCATGACGGAGCGGCTGCGCAAACTCATCCCTCGTCAGAACTTCGAGGTGCCGATCCAGGCCGCCATCGGCGCCAGGATCATCGCGCGTGAGACCATTCGGGCGCTCCGCAAGGATGTGCTCGCCAAGTGCTACGGCGGTGACATCAGCCGCAAGCGCAAGCTCCTCGAGAAGCAGAAGGAGGGCAAGAAGCGCATGAAGATGGTCGGTCGCGTCGAGGTGCCCCAGGAGGCGTTCATCGCCGCGCTCTCCGGCGACGTCGACGGCAAGGACAAGAAGTAG
- a CDS encoding GIY-YIG nuclease family protein: MAWTYILECIDGSFYTGSTNGDLDARVWEHNKDDLRAANFTRKRRPVTLAYAEHFETVDAAFRREKQIQGWNRRKKDAPIERRGSELPELSRSRVTDASTGSATQPRGSDA; the protein is encoded by the coding sequence ATGGCGTGGACCTACATTCTCGAATGTATCGACGGAAGCTTCTATACCGGAAGCACGAACGGCGACCTTGACGCCCGCGTCTGGGAGCACAACAAGGATGACCTTCGGGCCGCGAACTTCACGCGCAAACGCCGCCCCGTCACGCTCGCATACGCAGAGCACTTCGAGACGGTGGATGCGGCGTTCCGGCGCGAGAAGCAGATACAGGGCTGGAACCGGAGAAAAAAGGACGCGCCCATCGAGCGGCGCGGGTCGGAGCTACCAGAACTATCGAGATCACGCGTTACTGACGCTTCGACAGGCTCAGCGACCCAACCAAGAGGATCCGACGCCTGA
- a CDS encoding DUF1990 family protein produces the protein MRRGTFRDDTVDYAAVGATHAPDLMHYPPERSIPAEESWRIGSGAERFQTAGEALLSWTAQRAAGLSVDDVRPAPGPAYAGVSFDAEGNPIAPSKRDVEPRYDAEGTPFVGAGMTLHLKGRVGGMRADSELRVISVTEETRRIGFVLGTVGGSVVSGEESFDVEWREDNDEVWFTVRAFDAPNSLLYRTIPALVKRRRRELFARYLRAISPLYATPV, from the coding sequence ATGCGGCGCGGGACTTTCCGAGACGACACGGTGGACTATGCGGCCGTGGGTGCGACCCACGCGCCCGATCTGATGCACTACCCGCCCGAGCGCAGCATTCCCGCAGAGGAATCCTGGCGCATCGGCAGTGGAGCCGAGCGGTTCCAGACCGCCGGCGAAGCGCTCCTGTCCTGGACGGCGCAGCGTGCCGCTGGGCTTTCCGTCGACGATGTGCGACCCGCTCCGGGCCCCGCCTACGCAGGCGTGAGCTTCGATGCGGAGGGGAACCCGATTGCGCCGAGCAAGCGCGATGTCGAGCCGCGGTACGACGCGGAGGGCACGCCTTTCGTCGGCGCCGGCATGACGTTGCACCTCAAGGGGCGCGTCGGCGGCATGCGCGCAGACTCCGAACTCCGCGTCATCTCGGTCACCGAGGAGACCCGGCGCATCGGCTTCGTGCTGGGCACGGTCGGCGGCTCGGTCGTCAGCGGTGAGGAGTCCTTCGACGTCGAATGGCGCGAGGACAACGACGAGGTGTGGTTCACGGTCCGCGCGTTCGACGCTCCGAACTCCCTTCTCTACCGCACCATCCCGGCGCTCGTGAAGCGCCGCCGTCGAGAGCTCTTCGCCCGCTATCTCCGCGCCATCTCCCCGCTCTACGCGACGCCCGTCTGA
- the hemW gene encoding radical SAM family heme chaperone HemW, which produces MAGPLPLGDPAPADGRLPADLPVDLSVPLSAYLHIPFCRVRCGYCDFNTYTSTELRGAKQEDYAATLLTEIDLARRVLDEAGALRPLHTVFFGGGTPTLLPAGDLARMLDATASAFGLANGAEVTVEANPDTVTPAVVRTLADAGVTRLSIGMQSAVPHVLAALDRTHQPENVRTAVMAAKDAGLAVSVDLIYGAPGESLADWERSLDAALALDSEHISAYALIIEDGTKLARQIRRGEVPTPDEDLQADMYELADARLAAAGFDWYEISNWARASSDAGSAANRSRHNLAYWRGSDWWGFGPGAHSHVAGLRWWNVKHPAAYAQRLAASDSPAAGTERPDERARLLERILLRSRIREGISIDEVATANRKRVAGLIADGLVDPAAAVKGRVQLTLRGRLLADRVVRELTD; this is translated from the coding sequence ATGGCGGGTCCCCTCCCGCTCGGCGACCCCGCGCCCGCCGACGGCAGGCTGCCGGCAGACCTTCCGGTCGATCTCTCGGTCCCGCTCTCGGCCTACCTGCACATCCCCTTCTGCCGGGTGCGCTGCGGATACTGCGACTTCAACACCTACACGTCGACCGAACTCCGGGGTGCGAAGCAGGAGGACTACGCGGCCACGCTCCTGACCGAGATCGACCTCGCACGGCGGGTGCTCGACGAGGCTGGTGCGCTCCGTCCCCTCCACACCGTGTTCTTCGGCGGCGGCACTCCCACCCTGCTCCCGGCCGGCGACCTGGCGCGGATGCTGGACGCCACCGCATCCGCCTTCGGGCTCGCCAACGGCGCCGAGGTCACCGTCGAGGCCAATCCCGACACGGTGACTCCGGCTGTGGTCCGCACCCTCGCCGATGCAGGCGTGACACGCCTCTCGATCGGCATGCAGTCGGCGGTGCCGCACGTGCTGGCCGCGCTCGATCGCACCCACCAGCCGGAGAACGTGCGCACCGCGGTCATGGCCGCGAAGGACGCAGGCCTGGCGGTCAGCGTCGACCTCATCTACGGGGCACCGGGTGAGTCGCTCGCCGACTGGGAGCGTTCGCTCGATGCGGCGCTCGCGCTCGACTCGGAGCACATCTCCGCCTACGCCCTGATCATCGAGGACGGCACCAAGCTCGCGCGGCAGATCCGCCGCGGCGAGGTGCCGACACCCGACGAGGACCTGCAGGCCGACATGTACGAGCTCGCCGATGCGCGCCTCGCGGCCGCAGGTTTCGACTGGTACGAGATCAGCAACTGGGCGCGCGCCTCGAGCGACGCAGGGTCGGCCGCCAATCGGTCGCGGCACAACCTGGCCTATTGGCGGGGGAGCGACTGGTGGGGGTTCGGCCCCGGGGCGCACAGTCACGTCGCCGGCCTCCGCTGGTGGAACGTGAAGCATCCCGCTGCGTACGCACAGCGGCTCGCGGCATCGGATTCGCCCGCCGCGGGGACCGAGCGGCCGGATGAGAGGGCGCGGCTCCTCGAACGGATCCTGCTGCGCAGCCGCATCCGGGAGGGGATCTCGATCGACGAAGTCGCGACCGCCAACCGGAAGCGCGTCGCCGGGCTCATCGCCGACGGGCTCGTCGATCCCGCTGCGGCTGTCAAGGGTCGCGTCCAGCTGACGCTCCGCGGACGGCTGCTGGCCGACCGCGTCGTCCGCGAGCTCACCGACTGA
- the hrcA gene encoding heat-inducible transcriptional repressor HrcA — MVSERGLQVLRAIVKDYVETHEPVGSRSIVDRYSFGVSAATIRNDMALLEDEELITAPHTSSGRVPTDKGYRVFVDHLAQLRPLSVAQRTAIESFLTAPADLDDLMIRTVRVLTQLTGQVALAQYPSFARAHITHIELVALAPNRMLIVLVTDAGGVSQRMTPLPVDVDETDVALLRARLSALITGQAVSDADERLQNLVSTTEHQPQDAALRTLAAVVVEELGEFRQERLVMAGAATLARREQDFRGSIHPLLEAIEEQVTLLRLMSEMVTDEHGLAASIGTENAPFGLGEASIVASNYAAPSGMARVGVMGPTRMDYPSNLAAARAVARYLSRMLDEDEAAR, encoded by the coding sequence ATGGTCTCAGAGCGAGGACTCCAGGTTCTCCGCGCGATCGTGAAGGACTACGTCGAGACCCACGAGCCCGTCGGCAGCCGTTCGATCGTCGATCGATACTCCTTCGGCGTCTCGGCCGCGACCATCCGCAACGACATGGCTCTGCTCGAGGACGAGGAGCTCATCACCGCCCCGCACACCTCATCGGGTCGTGTGCCCACCGACAAGGGATACCGCGTCTTCGTCGACCATCTGGCGCAGCTGCGCCCCCTGAGCGTCGCGCAGCGCACGGCGATCGAGTCCTTCCTGACCGCGCCCGCCGATCTCGACGATCTGATGATCCGCACCGTGCGCGTGCTCACGCAGCTGACCGGGCAGGTGGCCCTCGCGCAGTATCCGTCGTTCGCGCGGGCGCACATCACGCACATCGAACTGGTGGCGCTCGCCCCGAATCGGATGCTGATCGTGCTGGTCACCGATGCGGGCGGTGTGTCCCAGCGGATGACACCGCTGCCGGTCGATGTCGACGAGACCGACGTGGCCTTGCTGCGTGCACGGCTCTCGGCCCTGATCACGGGGCAGGCGGTCAGCGACGCCGACGAGCGTCTGCAGAACCTGGTCAGCACGACCGAGCACCAGCCGCAGGATGCCGCGCTGCGCACTCTGGCGGCCGTGGTCGTCGAGGAACTCGGCGAGTTCCGCCAGGAGCGACTCGTGATGGCGGGCGCCGCGACACTCGCACGCCGCGAACAGGACTTTCGCGGCAGCATCCACCCGCTGCTGGAGGCGATCGAGGAGCAGGTGACGCTGCTGCGCCTGATGAGCGAGATGGTGACCGACGAACACGGCCTGGCGGCGAGCATCGGCACGGAGAACGCGCCGTTCGGCCTCGGCGAGGCGTCGATCGTCGCCAGCAACTACGCCGCTCCGAGCGGCATGGCGCGAGTCGGCGTGATGGGGCCGACGCGAATGGACTATCCGAGCAACCTCGCAGCAGCACGGGCGGTCGCCCGCTACCTGTCGCGGATGCTCGACGAGGACGAGGCCGCTCGCTGA
- the dnaJ gene encoding molecular chaperone DnaJ has translation MADHYEVLGVSRDASTDEIKKAYRRLARQLHPDVNPGDDAAEKFKLVTHAYDVLSDDESRQRYDMGGGDGAAGNFQGFGGFGDIFETFFGAAQGAGRGGRPRSRRERGQDALVRVTLDLGDVVFGAHRDIEVDTAILCETCQGSCCQPGTSPVTCDICGGSGHVQRQVRSLLGNVVTSQPCGTCEGYGTTIPFPCGTCGGQGRVRSRRTVSLDIPAGVETGLRLQLPGSGEVGRAGGPNGDLYVEVTVNAHQAFSREGDDLLATLEVSMTDAILGTETSIQGLDGEVDLEIRAGVQSGDVLTIKGRGITPLRGSQRGDLRVGVQVVTPTKLDSAQRALIEDFAKKAKAPGPQLAQFQQGLFSKLRDRFRTH, from the coding sequence GTGGCGGACCACTATGAGGTTCTCGGGGTGTCCCGGGACGCTTCCACCGATGAGATCAAGAAGGCGTACCGACGCCTTGCGCGGCAGCTCCACCCCGATGTGAACCCGGGAGACGACGCGGCGGAGAAGTTCAAGCTCGTCACCCACGCGTACGACGTGCTCAGCGACGACGAGTCGCGGCAGCGGTACGACATGGGCGGCGGAGACGGCGCCGCCGGGAACTTCCAGGGCTTCGGCGGCTTCGGCGACATCTTCGAGACGTTCTTCGGTGCCGCCCAGGGCGCCGGACGCGGCGGTCGTCCGCGATCACGCCGTGAGCGCGGCCAGGACGCGCTGGTTCGCGTCACCCTCGACCTCGGCGACGTCGTCTTCGGCGCGCACCGCGACATCGAGGTCGACACCGCGATCCTCTGCGAGACCTGCCAGGGTTCGTGCTGTCAGCCGGGAACCTCGCCGGTCACCTGCGACATCTGCGGCGGGTCCGGTCACGTGCAGCGCCAGGTGCGCAGCCTGCTGGGCAACGTCGTGACCTCTCAGCCATGCGGCACCTGCGAGGGCTACGGGACCACCATCCCGTTCCCGTGCGGCACCTGCGGTGGTCAGGGACGCGTGCGCTCCCGTCGCACCGTGTCGCTCGACATCCCGGCCGGCGTCGAGACCGGTCTGCGCCTGCAGCTGCCCGGCTCGGGCGAGGTGGGCAGGGCCGGCGGCCCGAACGGCGACCTGTACGTCGAGGTCACCGTGAACGCGCACCAGGCCTTCAGCCGTGAGGGCGACGATCTGCTCGCGACCCTCGAGGTGTCGATGACCGATGCGATCCTCGGCACCGAGACGTCCATCCAGGGACTGGACGGCGAGGTCGACCTCGAGATCCGCGCGGGCGTGCAGTCCGGCGACGTGCTCACGATCAAGGGCCGTGGCATCACTCCGCTCCGCGGATCGCAGCGCGGAGACCTGCGCGTGGGCGTGCAGGTCGTCACGCCGACGAAGCTCGATTCCGCGCAGCGCGCGCTGATCGAGGACTTCGCCAAGAAGGCGAAGGCTCCGGGCCCCCAGTTGGCGCAGTTCCAGCAGGGGCTCTTCTCCAAGCTCCGCGACCGCTTCCGCACGCACTGA
- a CDS encoding 16S rRNA (uracil(1498)-N(3))-methyltransferase has protein sequence MALHFLVESSTDAAVGDMVSLTGAEAKHAAVVRRLRVGEAVTVGDGSGVWLSGLAEEVSPTRVDVRVAERVEHPAPTPRIVLVQALAKGDRDELAVQAACELGVDEIVPWQASRSVSRWEGPKAAKGRERWASIVREAAKQAHRAWVPEVAAPVTTGQLAERADAQRVLLLDPTASVRLSEVRPDGRDIVLVVGPEGGISDEELARLTDAEAERVLLGDTVLRTSTAGPAAIAVLSVALGRW, from the coding sequence GTGGCGCTGCACTTCCTCGTCGAGTCCTCGACCGACGCCGCGGTCGGAGACATGGTGTCGCTCACCGGCGCCGAGGCGAAGCATGCGGCCGTGGTGCGGCGTCTCCGCGTCGGCGAAGCGGTGACGGTCGGCGACGGCTCCGGCGTGTGGCTGTCCGGGCTCGCCGAGGAGGTGTCTCCGACGCGCGTCGACGTGCGGGTCGCCGAGCGCGTGGAGCATCCTGCGCCGACGCCCCGCATCGTCCTCGTGCAGGCTCTCGCCAAGGGCGACCGCGACGAGCTCGCGGTGCAGGCCGCGTGCGAGCTCGGCGTGGACGAGATCGTCCCCTGGCAGGCGAGTCGCAGCGTGTCGCGCTGGGAGGGACCGAAGGCCGCGAAGGGACGCGAGCGCTGGGCGTCGATCGTCCGTGAGGCGGCCAAGCAGGCGCACCGCGCGTGGGTGCCCGAGGTCGCAGCTCCCGTCACCACCGGGCAGCTCGCCGAACGGGCGGACGCGCAGCGGGTGCTGCTGCTCGACCCCACGGCATCCGTCCGTCTCTCCGAGGTGCGGCCGGACGGACGCGACATCGTGCTCGTCGTCGGACCGGAGGGCGGCATCTCCGATGAGGAGCTGGCGCGGCTCACGGATGCCGAGGCGGAGCGAGTCCTGCTCGGCGATACCGTGCTGCGCACCTCGACTGCGGGACCCGCTGCGATCGCCGTGCTGTCGGTAGCACTCGGACGCTGGTGA
- a CDS encoding HIT domain-containing protein, with amino-acid sequence MTEPSIFTRILDGEIPAEILAETDRLFAIRDIAPQAPVHLLVVPKTADYRDVTEVAAADPSLLAEIVAFANELAGQHTDDGDFRLIFNTGANAGQTVFHVHAHVLGGGLTEKSVGA; translated from the coding sequence ATGACGGAACCCTCGATCTTCACGCGCATTCTCGACGGGGAGATCCCTGCGGAGATCCTCGCCGAGACCGATCGCCTGTTCGCGATCCGAGACATCGCGCCCCAGGCGCCCGTGCATCTGCTCGTCGTGCCCAAGACCGCCGACTACCGCGACGTGACCGAGGTCGCCGCCGCAGATCCGTCGCTGCTCGCCGAGATCGTCGCCTTTGCGAACGAGCTCGCGGGGCAGCACACGGACGACGGCGACTTCCGTCTCATCTTCAACACCGGCGCCAACGCCGGACAGACCGTGTTCCACGTCCACGCGCATGTGCTGGGCGGCGGACTTACCGAGAAGAGTGTCGGTGCCTGA
- a CDS encoding PhoH family protein — protein sequence MVQLLGPQDRLLRMLEKEHPEVQVLVRGNEITLSGTRDAVGGAKSLVDELLTMTRAGHDLAPSDVSNSAQMLRQEGGPRPSEVLGEAILSTRGKVIRPKTLGQKEYVDAIEENTIVFGIGPAGTGKTYLAMAKAVQALQRKEVTRIILTRPAVEAGERLGFLPGTLTDKIDPYLRPLYDALNEMMDPEIVPRLMATGTIEVAPLAYMRGRTLNDSFVVLDEAQNTTPEQMKMFLTRLGFGTRMVVTGDITQVDLPQGSSGLRLVTRVLDGIDDIHFSRLTSADVVRHSLVGRIVDAYSEYDEKRTAQRFEREQAAALRQAQGPDARTERRGGAARPGPRDRMPKRGLS from the coding sequence ATGGTGCAGCTGCTCGGCCCGCAGGATCGTCTGCTGCGGATGCTCGAGAAGGAGCACCCCGAGGTGCAGGTGCTCGTCCGCGGCAACGAGATCACGCTCAGCGGCACGCGGGATGCGGTCGGCGGGGCGAAGAGCCTGGTCGACGAACTGCTGACGATGACCAGGGCGGGCCACGATCTGGCGCCCAGCGACGTCTCGAACTCGGCGCAGATGCTGCGCCAGGAGGGCGGCCCCCGTCCTAGCGAGGTGCTCGGGGAGGCAATCCTCTCCACCCGGGGCAAGGTCATCCGTCCGAAGACCCTGGGACAGAAGGAGTACGTCGACGCGATCGAGGAGAACACGATCGTCTTCGGCATCGGTCCCGCCGGAACGGGCAAGACCTACCTCGCGATGGCGAAGGCCGTGCAGGCTCTGCAGCGCAAGGAAGTCACCCGCATCATCCTCACCCGTCCGGCGGTCGAAGCGGGGGAGCGCCTGGGGTTCCTGCCCGGCACGCTCACCGACAAGATCGACCCGTATCTCCGGCCGCTCTACGACGCGCTCAACGAGATGATGGATCCCGAGATCGTCCCTCGCCTGATGGCGACCGGAACGATCGAGGTCGCCCCGCTCGCCTACATGCGCGGACGCACGCTCAACGACTCGTTCGTCGTGCTCGACGAGGCGCAGAACACCACGCCCGAGCAGATGAAGATGTTCCTGACGCGACTCGGCTTCGGTACCAGGATGGTCGTCACCGGCGACATCACGCAGGTCGACCTGCCGCAGGGGTCGTCGGGTCTGCGTCTCGTCACGCGTGTGCTGGACGGGATCGACGACATCCACTTCTCGCGTCTCACCAGCGCCGACGTGGTGCGCCACTCGCTCGTCGGTCGCATCGTCGACGCCTACAGCGAGTATGACGAGAAGCGCACGGCACAGCGGTTCGAGCGTGAGCAGGCGGCCGCCCTTCGGCAGGCTCAGGGACCGGATGCAAGGACCGAACGACGCGGCGGCGCTGCCCGCCCAGGACCCCGTGACCGGATGCCGAAGCGAGGCCTCTCCTGA
- the ybeY gene encoding rRNA maturation RNase YbeY — MIEINNESAIGIDETVLQRLTDFNLEQLHVSPDAEVAIVLVDEGAMEALHVQWMDEPGPTDVLSFPMDELRPGTEDRPTAPGLLGDIVLCPQVAETQAQAAGHGLMDELILLTTHGLLHLLGFDHAEPDEEREMFGLQKELIQGFAAAERRR, encoded by the coding sequence ATGATCGAGATCAACAACGAGTCGGCCATCGGCATCGACGAGACCGTCCTGCAGCGGCTCACCGACTTCAACCTGGAGCAGCTGCACGTGAGCCCCGACGCCGAGGTGGCCATCGTGCTCGTCGACGAGGGCGCCATGGAGGCTCTGCATGTGCAGTGGATGGACGAGCCCGGCCCGACCGACGTCCTGAGCTTCCCGATGGACGAACTGCGCCCCGGCACCGAGGACCGCCCGACGGCGCCCGGCCTGCTCGGCGACATCGTCCTCTGCCCGCAGGTCGCCGAGACCCAGGCGCAGGCGGCGGGTCACGGACTGATGGACGAGCTGATCCTGCTCACCACCCACGGTCTGCTGCACCTGCTGGGCTTCGACCACGCCGAGCCCGACGAGGAGCGTGAGATGTTCGGGCTGCAGAAGGAGCTCATCCAGGGCTTCGCTGCGGCTGAACGCCGCCGATGA
- a CDS encoding hemolysin family protein, with amino-acid sequence MTATLLLIAAVLLVAFGGLMSAIDAAYGVASRGNLADMATEGRRAKALGRIAADLDAHVNAVAFIRVLAEVTAAVLVTVAFTILIDNNWWAMLAAALLMTAITFVLVGASPRSFGRQHAEGMIRGTASIVRGLRIFLGPIAQGLVVLGNRVTPGTGRSSFTSEDQLLSMVDEAASNDLIEEDDRDLIHSVFDFTDQFVRAVMVPRTEMVTVDATATTDEAMSLFLNRGVSRIPVVDDDADDVVGVLYLKDLVQFAYRDDSAWRAASIRPIARRATFVPESMRAETLLQQMKRDAVHVCLVIDEHGGISGLVTLEDLIEELVGEISDEYDQVSAEFVDLGHGRYRVSARLSLEDVGDLFGLELEDDDVDSIGGLLGKALGQVPQPGATATVAGLSLTGGASRGRGRGIATVFVERMATEPDASDDEGDRRDD; translated from the coding sequence ATGACAGCGACTCTCCTGCTCATCGCCGCCGTGCTGCTGGTGGCGTTCGGCGGTCTGATGTCGGCGATCGACGCGGCGTACGGTGTCGCCTCCCGCGGCAATCTGGCCGACATGGCGACCGAGGGAAGACGTGCCAAGGCCCTCGGCCGCATCGCCGCCGACCTCGACGCCCACGTCAACGCGGTCGCCTTCATCCGCGTGCTCGCCGAGGTCACGGCCGCGGTGCTCGTGACCGTCGCCTTTACGATCCTCATCGACAACAACTGGTGGGCGATGCTCGCCGCCGCACTCCTCATGACGGCGATCACGTTCGTCCTCGTTGGCGCGAGCCCCCGATCCTTCGGGCGACAGCACGCGGAGGGGATGATCCGCGGGACCGCGTCGATCGTGCGCGGCCTGCGCATCTTCCTCGGTCCGATCGCCCAGGGACTCGTCGTACTCGGCAACCGGGTCACCCCCGGCACCGGGCGCAGCTCCTTCACCAGCGAGGATCAACTGCTCAGCATGGTCGACGAGGCGGCATCCAACGACCTCATCGAAGAAGACGACCGCGACCTCATCCACTCCGTCTTCGACTTCACTGACCAGTTCGTGCGGGCGGTCATGGTGCCGCGCACCGAGATGGTGACGGTCGACGCCACCGCGACCACCGACGAGGCGATGTCGCTGTTCCTGAACCGTGGGGTCTCGCGCATCCCGGTGGTCGATGACGACGCCGACGACGTGGTCGGAGTGCTCTACCTCAAGGACCTGGTGCAGTTCGCGTATCGCGACGACAGTGCCTGGCGCGCGGCATCCATCCGTCCCATCGCGCGACGGGCCACGTTCGTGCCGGAGTCGATGCGGGCAGAGACCCTGCTGCAGCAGATGAAGCGCGACGCGGTGCACGTGTGCCTGGTGATCGACGAGCACGGCGGGATCTCAGGGCTCGTCACGCTCGAGGACCTGATCGAAGAGCTCGTCGGCGAGATCTCCGACGAGTACGATCAGGTGTCTGCGGAGTTCGTCGATCTCGGCCACGGGCGGTATCGCGTCAGTGCTCGACTCTCGCTGGAAGACGTGGGTGACCTGTTCGGGCTCGAGCTCGAAGACGACGACGTCGACTCGATCGGCGGTCTGCTCGGCAAGGCGCTGGGACAGGTGCCGCAGCCCGGTGCGACCGCGACGGTCGCGGGCCTGTCGCTCACCGGTGGGGCATCGCGCGGTCGCGGTCGAGGAATCGCCACGGTTTTCGTGGAACGGATGGCAACGGAGCCCGATGCTTCGGACGACGAAGGAGATCGACGCGATGACTGA